From one Sphingomonas sp. BT-65 genomic stretch:
- a CDS encoding peptidylprolyl isomerase yields the protein MADLPTRLVMTLDAGDVHIKLRPDLAPKHVERIAKLADSGFYDGVVFHRVIDGFMAQGGDPTGTGMSGSKEPNLPAEFSREPHVRGVCSMARTNDPNSANSQFFICLDDATFLDGQYTVWGEVIEGMEHVDALPKGEPPRNPGKIVKARSEA from the coding sequence ATGGCCGACCTCCCCACCCGTCTCGTGATGACCCTCGACGCCGGCGACGTGCATATCAAGCTGCGTCCCGACCTCGCGCCCAAGCATGTCGAGCGGATCGCCAAGCTCGCCGACAGTGGTTTCTATGACGGCGTCGTGTTCCATCGCGTGATCGACGGGTTCATGGCGCAGGGCGGCGACCCCACCGGCACCGGCATGAGCGGATCGAAGGAGCCCAACCTTCCCGCCGAGTTCAGCCGCGAGCCGCATGTCCGCGGCGTGTGCTCGATGGCGCGCACCAACGATCCCAACAGCGCCAATTCGCAGTTCTTCATCTGCCTCGACGACGCGACCTTCCTCGACGGCCAGTACACCGTGTGGGGCGAGGTGATCGAGGGCATGGAGCATGTCGACGCGCTCCCCAAGGGCGAGCCGCCGCGCAACCCCGGCAAGATCGTCAAGGCGCGCAGCGAAGCCTGA